CGATGGCGAGCCACGTCAGGGCCGCAATCAGGCCGAACACCGCGATTTGCACAAAGATTGGGTTGGTGAGGATCTGATTCATATAAACCGCCGAGCTAACAAATGGAACAAACCAATCGCGCGAAACAGAGCCCCGTCGCTACACCTTGATATTCACAATCTTGCGAATGACGAGCGCGCCCACAAACTGCAGCACCACCGCACCGGCGAGCATTTGATGCCCCATCGGGTCGGTGAAGAGGGTCGTCAAATAACCAGGATTCAAGCGATACATGACAATTGCCAGGCAGGGGGGCAAACCGAGCAACACCGATCCCGACAAGCGGCCTTCGCCCGTGAGGGACTGGATCATGCCGTAGATTTTGTATCGTTCGCGGACGAGGTGGCCGATCTTATCGAGAATTTCAGCGAGGTCACCACCTGTCTGGCGTTGCAGAATCACGGCCGTCGCAAAGAATCGCAAGTCGAGGTTCGGTACGCGGTCGGTCATTTCTTCGATGGCATCTTCGAGCGGCTGCCCCAGGTTCTGGGCTTCGTAGCAGCGTTCGAACTCGGTGCCGATTGGCGCGCCCATTTCATCGGCACACAGCTTGAACCCTGCGGCCAAGCTATGCCCCGCGCGCAAGGCGCGAGAGATCAATTCCAATGCTTCGGGCAACTGCTTGGCGAACTTGGCCAGGCGACGAGCACGCCGCATGTAGAAGTAAATGAATGGTCCGCAACCCAGCACCAGGCCGATCGGGGCAAACACCAGTGGCACCCGGCAGAGTACTGGCAAGACAACGCCACCCACGGCCAGGCCCAACGACATCACCACCATCTTGGCTGGCGTGACTTTCGTATCTGCCTGTTGCAAAAACAGACGCAGGTTGAAGTTCTTCGACAACCATTCTTCGAACGGGCTGCTGTCGCCCATTGTGGCCAGCAGGTTGGTATCGTCCTTTTTCTTCGCAGCAGGATTCGACAGACCGGCGAGCAGGTCGAGCCGGTCTTCGACCATGCTGCCTGTGCTCGACTTCGAGAATACGCTCGCGACACCGCCGACGAGACAGGCTACGCCGATGAACGAGGCACCGATGATGAGTAGCGTTAGCATGGCGATGACTTGGTTGAAGCGAAGCGGATTGGAGTTGTCTGTTTTCGAGCTGAAATGCAGAACGTAGTAGTCAGAATGCAGAATGGATGTTGTGGTCTTTCATTCTGCGTTCTGCCTTCTTACTTCTGGATTTCC
Above is a window of Anatilimnocola aggregata DNA encoding:
- a CDS encoding type II secretion system F family protein, giving the protein MLTLLIIGASFIGVACLVGGVASVFSKSSTGSMVEDRLDLLAGLSNPAAKKKDDTNLLATMGDSSPFEEWLSKNFNLRLFLQQADTKVTPAKMVVMSLGLAVGGVVLPVLCRVPLVFAPIGLVLGCGPFIYFYMRRARRLAKFAKQLPEALELISRALRAGHSLAAGFKLCADEMGAPIGTEFERCYEAQNLGQPLEDAIEEMTDRVPNLDLRFFATAVILQRQTGGDLAEILDKIGHLVRERYKIYGMIQSLTGEGRLSGSVLLGLPPCLAIVMYRLNPGYLTTLFTDPMGHQMLAGAVVLQFVGALVIRKIVNIKV